One Rhodobacteraceae bacterium M385 genomic region harbors:
- the rpmA gene encoding 50S ribosomal protein L27, with amino-acid sequence MAHKKAGGSSRNGRDSAGRRLGIKKYGGESVISGNIIARQRGNKWWPGEGVGEGKDHTIYAVTDGHVSFRKGFKGRTFISVLPAAEAAE; translated from the coding sequence ATGGCACATAAAAAAGCTGGTGGTTCCTCCCGCAACGGCCGCGACTCAGCTGGTCGCCGTCTTGGCATCAAGAAGTATGGCGGCGAGTCCGTTATCTCTGGCAACATCATCGCACGTCAACGTGGCAACAAGTGGTGGCCGGGTGAAGGTGTGGGCGAAGGCAAGGATCACACGATCTACGCCGTGACTGACGGTCATGTTTCGTTCCGTAAGGGCTTCAAGGGCCGTACCTTCATTTCCGTCCTTCCGGCAGCCGAGGCTGCAGAGTAA
- a CDS encoding GNAT family N-acetyltransferase: MKQETILAQAVIETPRMFLRPMRPSDAGLLAMYHADKRVAEMTTSIPHPLPPGAAESFIANYIKPDRASFAWVMDATEFGGSEVMGVISLDQMDRDQSEIGYWVAPAMWNTGFASEAVQAMVDANPLRNKTVFGSVFQDNPGSARVLTNAGFDYLGDAEAFSVARNAKVATWTYLKRLA; encoded by the coding sequence ATGAAACAGGAAACCATCTTGGCACAGGCCGTGATCGAGACGCCCCGGATGTTTTTACGTCCCATGCGCCCGTCCGACGCAGGATTGTTGGCGATGTATCACGCCGACAAACGCGTGGCGGAGATGACGACCTCGATCCCCCATCCGTTGCCCCCCGGCGCGGCTGAGAGCTTTATTGCCAACTATATCAAGCCTGACCGGGCGTCTTTCGCTTGGGTTATGGACGCGACAGAGTTCGGCGGGTCAGAGGTGATGGGCGTGATCTCTCTCGATCAGATGGACCGGGATCAGTCGGAGATCGGCTACTGGGTCGCGCCTGCCATGTGGAACACGGGCTTTGCTTCGGAAGCGGTGCAGGCGATGGTGGATGCCAACCCGTTGCGCAACAAGACTGTGTTTGGATCGGTGTTTCAGGACAACCCGGGATCAGCACGGGTGTTAACGAATGCGGGGTTTGACTACCTTGGCGATGCGGAAGCGTTTTCCGTGGCGAGGAATGCCAAGGTTGCGACGTGGACTTACCTCAAGCGTTTGGCGTAA
- the obgE gene encoding GTPase ObgE translates to MKFLDLAKVYIRSGGGGGGSVSFRREKYIEYGGPDGGDGGSGGNVFIEVVDGLNTLIDFRYQQHFFAKNGQPGMGKQRTGRDGADIVLRVPAGTEVLEEDQETLIADLDEVGQRICIAKGGNGGFGNLHFKSATNQAPRRANPGQEGVERTIWLRLKLIADVGLLGLPNAGKSTFLAATSNARPKIADYPFTTLVPNLGVVGVDGAEFVVADIPGLIEGASEGRGLGDTFLGHVERCAALLHLVDGTAEDVVVDYHTIITELENYGGELALKPRITVLNKVDAIEPEELAEKRAALGAVAGNLMEMSGVAGTGVTEVLRVLRARVDANQKAAREALEEPEQWRP, encoded by the coding sequence ATGAAGTTTCTCGATCTGGCCAAAGTTTACATCCGCTCGGGCGGCGGCGGCGGCGGGTCGGTCTCGTTCCGGCGCGAGAAGTACATCGAGTATGGCGGCCCCGATGGGGGCGACGGCGGCTCGGGCGGGAATGTGTTTATCGAGGTGGTCGACGGGCTGAACACTTTGATTGATTTCCGCTACCAGCAGCATTTCTTTGCCAAGAACGGGCAACCCGGCATGGGGAAACAGCGCACGGGTCGCGATGGAGCGGATATCGTGTTACGCGTCCCCGCAGGGACGGAAGTTTTGGAAGAGGATCAGGAAACACTGATCGCTGACCTTGACGAAGTGGGCCAGCGCATCTGCATCGCCAAAGGCGGCAATGGCGGCTTCGGGAACCTGCACTTCAAGAGCGCCACAAACCAGGCGCCCCGTCGCGCAAACCCTGGACAAGAGGGCGTGGAGCGCACGATTTGGTTGCGCCTGAAGCTGATTGCCGATGTGGGCTTGTTGGGGTTGCCGAACGCCGGGAAATCGACGTTTCTGGCCGCGACGTCTAACGCAAGGCCAAAGATTGCGGATTATCCATTTACCACGCTAGTACCAAACCTCGGCGTTGTCGGCGTGGATGGTGCGGAATTCGTCGTCGCCGATATCCCCGGCCTCATTGAAGGCGCTAGCGAGGGCAGGGGGCTTGGAGATACGTTCCTCGGCCATGTGGAGCGCTGCGCGGCCCTGCTGCATCTGGTAGATGGTACTGCTGAGGATGTAGTTGTCGATTACCACACGATCATCACCGAGTTAGAGAATTACGGCGGAGAACTGGCGTTGAAGCCGCGGATTACCGTGCTCAACAAGGTGGACGCGATTGAGCCTGAAGAATTGGCCGAGAAGCGCGCAGCCCTTGGCGCGGTGGCTGGAAACCTGATGGAGATGTCCGGCGTAGCAGGCACCGGCGTGACCGAGGTGCTGCGCGTGTTGCGTGCGCGCGTTGATGCGAACCAAAAGGCCGCGAGAGAGGCGCTTGAGGAGCCCGAGCAATGGCGTCCCTAA
- a CDS encoding 50S ribosomal protein L21 yields the protein MFAVMKTGGKQYKVQAGDKLRVELLAAEAGEAVQFNEILMLGGDKVTVGAPLVEGAAVQANVIDMVKGEKLIHFVKRRRKHSSKRTKGHRQKLTLIEITEILASGGDKTGVKAAMGSGSVSASAAVAAAAAPKAEKKKAAPKKAKAAEAPAADAAADEGTRPANLLTEARNGQADDLKKISGVGPKLEGLLHENGVFHFDQIKDWGPAEIAYMDDKLSFKGRIERDNWIEQATTFAAEQE from the coding sequence ATGTTCGCTGTCATGAAGACAGGCGGCAAGCAATACAAAGTCCAAGCCGGCGACAAGCTGCGCGTGGAACTGCTTGCAGCAGAGGCCGGTGAAGCGGTCCAGTTCAACGAGATTTTGATGCTTGGTGGTGACAAGGTCACCGTAGGCGCGCCTTTGGTTGAAGGTGCCGCGGTTCAGGCCAACGTGATTGACATGGTGAAGGGCGAAAAGCTCATCCACTTCGTCAAGCGTCGCCGGAAGCACTCTTCCAAGCGCACCAAAGGCCACCGTCAGAAGCTGACCCTGATCGAGATCACCGAGATCCTCGCATCGGGTGGCGACAAGACAGGCGTGAAAGCGGCAATGGGCTCTGGCTCTGTCTCCGCAAGTGCAGCTGTAGCAGCCGCCGCAGCGCCTAAGGCCGAGAAGAAGAAAGCCGCGCCCAAGAAGGCAAAAGCTGCCGAAGCGCCTGCCGCTGACGCCGCCGCAGATGAGGGCACGCGCCCCGCAAACCTGCTGACCGAGGCCCGCAACGGACAAGCCGACGATCTGAAAAAGATCTCGGGCGTTGGTCCCAAGCTGGAAGGCCTACTGCACGAAAACGGCGTGTTCCACTTTGACCAGATCAAAGACTGGGGCCCCGCAGAGATTGCTTATATGGATGACAAGCTGTCGTTCAAAGGCCGCATTGAGCGTGACAACTGGATTGAGCAAGCGACCACGTTTGCCGCAGAACAGGAGTAA